The following are encoded in a window of Sutcliffiella horikoshii genomic DNA:
- a CDS encoding thiazole biosynthesis adenylyltransferase ThiF codes for MMDRYSRQTLFAPIGVDGQKTIGEKHVLLIGAGALGTGNAEALVRAGVGKITIIDRDYVEWSNLQRQQLYCEKDAREKLPKAVAAKDRLHLINSEVEINAHIADVTADMLDALVKKEKFDLLLDATDNFDIRMIMNDISQKHSVPWIYGACVGSYGISFTVFPGESPCLQCLLKTVPLGGATCDTVGIIAPAVGMVVAHQVTDALKILSGNGRECNRKLVSFDMWKGQYVSLNVAGLKNPECLSCGENKTYPYLSFENQTKTAVLCGRDSVQIRPVETMSGGRDLGVLKELLITQGINVESNPYLMSFQVEGNRLVAFQDGRVLVHGTKDIARAKTLYHQYLG; via the coding sequence ATAATGGATCGATATTCACGTCAAACTCTTTTCGCACCGATTGGAGTGGACGGTCAAAAAACCATCGGTGAGAAACACGTGTTGCTCATCGGTGCTGGGGCATTGGGCACGGGAAATGCAGAGGCGCTGGTAAGAGCTGGAGTAGGAAAGATCACGATCATAGACAGGGATTATGTGGAGTGGAGCAACCTTCAACGTCAACAGCTTTATTGCGAAAAGGATGCACGTGAAAAGCTGCCAAAAGCGGTGGCAGCTAAGGATCGGCTACACCTGATCAATTCGGAAGTGGAAATAAATGCACATATTGCCGATGTAACGGCAGATATGTTGGATGCGCTAGTGAAAAAAGAGAAGTTCGACCTATTGCTTGATGCAACCGATAACTTTGATATCCGCATGATTATGAATGATATAAGTCAAAAGCATAGTGTTCCTTGGATATATGGAGCATGTGTGGGGAGCTATGGTATTTCCTTTACGGTTTTTCCAGGCGAAAGCCCCTGCTTGCAGTGTTTGTTAAAAACCGTACCACTGGGAGGAGCAACCTGCGATACGGTCGGAATCATTGCCCCAGCTGTGGGGATGGTGGTCGCCCATCAAGTTACAGATGCGTTGAAAATCCTTTCTGGGAACGGAAGGGAGTGCAATCGCAAGCTCGTTTCCTTTGACATGTGGAAGGGGCAGTATGTCTCCTTAAATGTAGCGGGATTGAAGAACCCCGAGTGTTTAAGTTGTGGAGAAAATAAGACGTATCCATATCTGTCTTTTGAAAACCAGACGAAAACGGCAGTCTTATGCGGAAGGGATTCTGTGCAGATAAGGCCGGTGGAAACAATGTCAGGAGGAAGAGATTTGGGGGTTCTTAAGGAGCTTTTAATAACTCAGGGAATAAACGTGGAATCTAACCCTTACTTGATGTCCTTTCAAGTTGAAGGAAATCGTTTGGTAGCTTTCCAAGACGGTAGAGTGCTAGTTCATGGAACAAAAGATATTGCTAGAGCGAAAACTTTGTATCACCAATATTTAGGATAA
- the tenI gene encoding thiazole tautomerase TenI → MQLHLITDGKKTKEELVAILSEVHESVDFIHVREKHRSAQEVFELVDELIRSGVQPGKVIINDRVDVAHVLHVGGVQVAYHSLGVSEIRRNFPELRIGKSVHSYEEAIQAEIDGADFILFGHIYSTSSKEGLVPKGLMELKKLTKSLKVPVIAIGGISPDKLQELRASGAAGIAVMSGIMDAKDNVRAAKAFQAALLAEKEEIG, encoded by the coding sequence TTGCAATTACATCTTATTACAGATGGTAAAAAAACAAAGGAAGAGCTTGTTGCCATCTTGAGTGAAGTTCATGAGTCAGTGGATTTCATCCATGTAAGAGAAAAACATCGAAGTGCACAGGAAGTCTTTGAACTGGTAGATGAACTGATAAGATCTGGGGTCCAGCCAGGGAAAGTCATTATAAACGACCGTGTCGATGTTGCCCATGTGCTTCATGTCGGAGGCGTACAAGTGGCCTATCACAGTCTTGGAGTTTCAGAGATTCGCAGAAATTTTCCCGAATTAAGGATCGGTAAGTCGGTACATAGTTACGAAGAGGCCATACAGGCAGAAATAGATGGGGCTGATTTTATTCTATTTGGCCATATTTATTCGACCTCTTCCAAGGAGGGGTTGGTACCTAAAGGTCTGATGGAATTAAAAAAGTTAACTAAATCCTTGAAGGTACCCGTCATTGCCATAGGCGGAATAAGTCCTGACAAACTTCAGGAGTTAAGAGCTTCTGGAGCGGCAGGGATCGCGGTCATGTCCGGAATCATGGATGCAAAAGATAATGTTCGTGCAGCGAAAGCCTTTCAAGCAGCATTGCTTGCCGAAAAGGAGGAGATTGGATGA
- the thiE gene encoding thiamine phosphate synthase, with translation MKREWLNLYFVMGSTDCDGRDPRVVLQEAINGGVSFFQFREKGRGAKVGMEKKKLARELKEICKRHDIPFIVNDDIELALEVEADGVHIGQEDTPFSMVAERLTPEMIIGVSCHTVEEAAAAVDDGADYIGVGPMYFTTTKKDIREVKGPEVIREIRHAGLTVPIVGIGGIDAGNALDVLEAGADGVAVISAISKAVSAFEAAEEFCRIHNIVTK, from the coding sequence ATGAAGAGGGAGTGGCTGAACCTATATTTTGTGATGGGGAGTACTGATTGTGATGGTCGCGATCCTAGGGTTGTGCTGCAGGAAGCAATCAATGGAGGTGTAAGTTTTTTTCAGTTTCGTGAAAAAGGGCGTGGTGCCAAGGTAGGGATGGAAAAAAAGAAGCTTGCACGGGAGCTTAAGGAAATCTGTAAGAGGCATGATATCCCATTTATTGTGAATGATGACATTGAATTAGCTTTGGAGGTTGAAGCAGATGGTGTGCATATTGGGCAGGAAGATACACCTTTTTCAATGGTAGCGGAACGTCTAACACCTGAGATGATTATCGGTGTATCATGTCACACGGTGGAAGAGGCTGCAGCGGCTGTGGATGATGGGGCAGATTACATTGGAGTAGGTCCCATGTACTTTACTACGACCAAAAAAGACATCAGGGAAGTAAAGGGGCCGGAGGTAATCAGGGAGATTAGGCATGCTGGATTGACGGTTCCGATTGTAGGAATTGGCGGCATCGATGCGGGAAACGCTTTGGATGTGTTAGAGGCTGGAGCAGATGGAGTTGCGGTGATTTCTGCCATCTCAAAAGCGGTATCGGCTTTTGAAGCAGCGGAAGAGTTTTGTCGTATTCACAACATTGTCACAAAATAA
- the thiD gene encoding bifunctional hydroxymethylpyrimidine kinase/phosphomethylpyrimidine kinase: MVAKVLTIAGSDSGGGAGIQADIKTFQELDVYGMSAITALTAQNTLGVQSVYPIPVDMVLEQLHSIAIDLSPDALKTGMLFSGVIIESVADKIKEYGWGNVVVDPVMIAKGGARLLQKDAIKAIREKLLPLATVTTPNIPEAEVLTEMNLDTMNRRKEAARMLHKLGASHVVIKGGHGEGDELVDLVYDGSSFLELKSKRVDTTHTHGTGCTFAAAIAAGLAKGCTAEDAIVTAKRFIHLAIEVELGIGSGHGPTNHWAYRKAGVGV, translated from the coding sequence ATGGTAGCAAAAGTATTAACAATTGCAGGTTCCGATAGTGGCGGAGGGGCCGGCATCCAGGCAGATATTAAAACGTTCCAGGAGCTGGATGTGTATGGGATGTCTGCCATCACAGCCTTAACCGCCCAAAACACATTAGGGGTTCAAAGCGTCTATCCGATCCCCGTTGACATGGTATTGGAACAATTGCATTCCATTGCAATAGATTTAAGCCCTGATGCGTTAAAGACTGGAATGCTTTTCAGCGGGGTCATCATAGAATCGGTAGCTGACAAGATCAAAGAATATGGCTGGGGAAATGTAGTGGTGGATCCTGTAATGATAGCAAAAGGCGGGGCAAGACTTTTGCAGAAGGATGCCATCAAAGCTATCCGCGAAAAACTCTTACCACTTGCGACTGTAACTACGCCGAATATTCCTGAAGCAGAGGTGCTGACGGAAATGAACTTGGATACAATGAACAGGAGGAAGGAAGCGGCCCGAATGCTTCATAAACTTGGAGCCTCTCATGTAGTCATCAAAGGCGGACATGGGGAAGGGGACGAGTTAGTTGACCTTGTTTATGATGGCAGTAGCTTTTTGGAGTTGAAAAGCAAGCGCGTTGACACAACACATACCCATGGAACAGGCTGTACGTTCGCTGCGGCTATTGCGGCTGGACTTGCTAAGGGGTGTACAGCAGAGGATGCCATCGTGACGGCTAAACGATTTATTCATCTTGCCATTGAGGTAGAGCTTGGTATTGGAAGTGGTCATGGCCCTACCAATCATTGGGCATACCGAAAAGCAGGTGTTGGGGTATGA
- the thiS gene encoding sulfur carrier protein ThiS: MSSLKLIINGDPIEIPDSVKTVSELLEHFQLDQKVVIVEKNKEILQKEHHVAENVQDGDQFELVHFVGGG, translated from the coding sequence GTGAGTAGTTTGAAACTAATCATTAATGGTGACCCTATTGAAATTCCAGATTCAGTGAAGACCGTATCTGAACTGTTAGAGCATTTTCAACTGGATCAGAAGGTAGTCATAGTGGAAAAGAACAAAGAGATTCTGCAAAAGGAACATCATGTGGCAGAGAACGTGCAAGATGGAGATCAATTCGAATTAGTACATTTCGTAGGAGGCGGTTAA
- a CDS encoding thiazole synthase, which translates to MLKVGSYSFNSRLLLGTGKYPDFDIQKQAVDVSESEILTFAVRRMNIFEASQPNFLEKLDLEKYTLLPNTAGAKTAEEAVRIAKLAKASGLCDMIKVEVIGCWKTLLPDPVETLKATEELLKEGFTVLPYTSDDVVLARKLEELGAHAIMPGASPIGSGQGIINELNLGFIIEQSNVPVIVDAGIGSPADAAKAMELGADGVLLNTAVSAAKDPVKMAEAMKLAIEAGRLGYEAGRMEKKRYATASSPSEGMSVG; encoded by the coding sequence ATGTTAAAAGTTGGTTCATATTCATTTAATTCCAGGTTGTTGTTAGGAACAGGGAAGTACCCAGACTTTGATATTCAAAAGCAGGCGGTGGATGTTTCAGAATCGGAAATCCTGACATTCGCTGTTAGAAGAATGAACATCTTTGAAGCAAGTCAGCCAAACTTTCTGGAAAAATTAGATTTGGAGAAATACACATTGTTACCGAACACAGCAGGTGCTAAAACGGCCGAAGAAGCTGTAAGAATTGCTAAGCTTGCGAAGGCTTCAGGGCTTTGCGATATGATTAAGGTGGAAGTAATTGGTTGTTGGAAAACACTATTGCCAGATCCGGTCGAAACGTTGAAGGCAACGGAAGAACTTTTAAAAGAAGGATTTACGGTGCTCCCTTATACTTCAGATGATGTAGTGCTTGCTAGAAAACTAGAAGAGCTTGGAGCCCACGCCATCATGCCAGGTGCCTCCCCAATCGGTTCCGGACAAGGAATCATTAACGAATTAAATTTAGGCTTTATTATTGAACAGTCCAATGTACCGGTTATCGTGGATGCAGGAATCGGTTCACCAGCAGATGCTGCGAAGGCGATGGAATTGGGAGCAGATGGAGTGCTATTGAATACGGCTGTTTCAGCAGCAAAAGATCCCGTGAAAATGGCAGAGGCTATGAAACTTGCAATTGAAGCTGGGCGTCTCGGTTATGAGGCTGGAAGAATGGAAAAGAAACGTTATGCGACAGCCAGCAGCCCAAGTGAAGGAATGAGTGTGGGATAA
- a CDS encoding ECF transporter S component → MSKGLKLTDILVTVIIALVFGIVYKIWAPVYNVLAPFGLQLQELTYGMWFIAATVAYLLIRKAGVAFLAEVAAASGEFLVGSEYGLMVLIYGVIQGLFAEMVFMAFRYKRFDVLVASLAGAAAGVGSLLLDLFRGYLFDYVWWNVALLVSFRLIGAILLAGVLAYVLVKALEATGVTSLLRPVSKDDYDSLRQ, encoded by the coding sequence ATGAGCAAAGGATTAAAGCTTACGGATATATTGGTGACGGTTATTATTGCATTGGTATTCGGGATTGTTTATAAGATTTGGGCCCCGGTGTATAACGTCCTGGCTCCATTCGGTCTGCAGCTTCAAGAGCTGACGTATGGCATGTGGTTCATTGCCGCTACAGTTGCTTATCTCCTGATCAGAAAAGCCGGTGTCGCTTTCCTGGCAGAGGTGGCAGCCGCCTCAGGTGAGTTCCTGGTCGGGTCGGAATATGGATTGATGGTGTTGATATATGGGGTGATACAAGGTCTTTTTGCTGAAATGGTATTTATGGCTTTCCGCTATAAGAGGTTTGATGTGCTTGTAGCATCTCTTGCAGGGGCCGCAGCAGGTGTCGGCTCGCTTCTTTTGGATCTATTTAGAGGCTACCTGTTTGATTATGTATGGTGGAATGTGGCATTGCTGGTCTCTTTCCGCTTGATCGGCGCGATACTTTTAGCTGGAGTACTTGCTTATGTTTTAGTAAAAGCACTAGAAGCAACGGGAGTCACAAGCCTACTGAGACCGGTGAGCAAGGATGATTATGATTCCTTAAGGCAATAG
- a CDS encoding energy-coupling factor transporter transmembrane component T family protein, which produces MQLELYKNKSWMHDINPSFKLSGMVLLFIGVLFIHNINVMLNLTGVLLLVYLLMTGQSYKLKLLLLVPFFFLFFTSAISMVLFGRGDTIWFEFGLINVSEESFYRGVHLGLRSLAFAFCGLIFALTTQPVYLFYSLMQQWKLPPKFAYSFMAGIRLLPLILEEFLTLRKALIVRGVEQKGSLLKKVYFYSIPLLSQSIRRAHRIAVAMEAKRFSNHDNRTYYYQMGYSRKDPWFVLLILLMIALSLYLGIRLPYVPVTDVRYSG; this is translated from the coding sequence ATGCAGTTGGAGCTTTATAAAAATAAATCATGGATGCATGATATTAATCCGAGCTTTAAACTATCAGGGATGGTCCTCCTCTTTATAGGTGTTCTGTTCATTCATAATATCAATGTGATGCTGAATTTAACAGGAGTTCTATTGTTGGTCTATCTTCTAATGACAGGCCAATCCTATAAACTGAAACTTTTATTACTGGTTCCATTTTTCTTTTTATTTTTCACTTCGGCGATCTCTATGGTCTTGTTTGGTAGAGGAGATACCATCTGGTTTGAATTTGGATTGATAAATGTCTCTGAGGAAAGTTTTTATCGTGGAGTTCACCTGGGTTTACGGTCACTGGCATTTGCTTTTTGCGGGTTGATTTTTGCCCTTACGACCCAGCCGGTATATTTATTTTATTCCTTGATGCAGCAATGGAAGCTGCCGCCGAAATTTGCTTATAGCTTTATGGCTGGTATCCGTCTATTGCCGTTAATTCTAGAAGAATTTCTCACCTTAAGAAAGGCGCTGATTGTTAGGGGAGTGGAACAGAAAGGCAGTTTGTTGAAAAAGGTGTACTTTTACAGCATTCCATTACTATCCCAGAGTATCAGGAGAGCGCACAGAATAGCAGTGGCCATGGAAGCGAAGCGTTTCAGTAATCATGATAATCGGACCTATTATTACCAGATGGGCTACTCCCGGAAGGATCCGTGGTTCGTGCTTTTAATCCTGTTGATGATTGCTTTGTCCCTTTATCTTGGCATAAGGCTACCCTATGTACCGGTAACAGATGTCAGATACAGCGGATAG
- the thiO gene encoding glycine oxidase ThiO: protein MNKIYDVIIIGGGVNGCSIAYYLAGEGRSVLLLEREKLAGKASSAAAGMLGAQVEVTEEGALFDIAKESRAMFPSLQYELKEHSGIDIELVQKGMLKLAMNEEEARHLKSTIDFQQKLGERAEWLAPEQVKKREGQLSDALVGAMDIPMDGHVNPERLTHAFAKSAVNLGAEVKEYVEVYSLLMDGSNVKGVETSNGTFHGENVVVAAGAWSKRVLGECGVTVPAYPVKGECFSVITDRPLLASTIFTESCYLVPKSGNRLVIGATMIPDTFSENVTVGGLFQLMGEAARVLPALKSATFERSWSGIRPQTGDSLPYLGQHPKYKNLVIATGHYRNGILLSPITGKHVTKMIHGEPMPVYIEAFKLDRLKEYARGE, encoded by the coding sequence ATGAATAAAATCTATGACGTAATTATTATCGGTGGTGGTGTCAACGGCTGTTCCATTGCGTACTATCTTGCCGGTGAAGGAAGAAGTGTATTGCTTTTGGAAAGGGAAAAGTTGGCGGGTAAGGCATCGAGTGCAGCTGCCGGCATGCTTGGAGCACAAGTGGAAGTGACGGAAGAAGGAGCACTTTTTGATATCGCCAAGGAAAGTAGGGCGATGTTTCCCTCTCTTCAATACGAATTGAAAGAGCACTCGGGAATCGACATAGAACTTGTGCAGAAAGGAATGCTGAAGCTTGCCATGAATGAGGAAGAGGCACGGCATCTAAAAAGCACGATAGACTTTCAACAGAAGTTAGGGGAACGGGCAGAGTGGCTTGCCCCAGAACAAGTAAAGAAAAGGGAGGGGCAATTATCGGATGCACTGGTAGGGGCTATGGATATTCCAATGGATGGGCATGTGAACCCAGAACGCCTTACTCATGCATTTGCAAAATCGGCAGTCAATCTTGGAGCGGAAGTGAAAGAGTATGTAGAGGTGTACTCGCTACTGATGGATGGGAGTAACGTTAAAGGTGTCGAAACTAGCAACGGAACGTTTCATGGAGAAAATGTAGTCGTTGCTGCAGGAGCCTGGAGTAAAAGGGTGCTTGGGGAGTGCGGCGTGACAGTTCCCGCATATCCGGTAAAAGGGGAGTGCTTCTCTGTCATCACAGACCGCCCATTGCTCGCAAGTACTATTTTTACAGAAAGCTGTTATCTTGTTCCGAAAAGTGGAAACAGGCTGGTTATCGGAGCCACGATGATCCCTGATACTTTTTCCGAGAATGTTACGGTAGGTGGGCTTTTTCAGTTAATGGGGGAAGCTGCCAGAGTGCTTCCGGCTTTGAAGAGTGCTACATTTGAGAGGTCTTGGTCAGGTATACGCCCGCAAACGGGGGATAGTCTTCCTTATCTGGGGCAGCATCCGAAATATAAGAATCTTGTCATCGCTACTGGACATTATCGAAATGGAATCCTACTATCCCCTATCACAGGAAAACATGTAACAAAAATGATTCATGGTGAGCCCATGCCTGTTTATATAGAAGCATTCAAGTTAGATAGATTAAAAGAATATGCAAGGGGTGAGTAG
- a CDS encoding ABC transporter ATP-binding protein, producing MKPIIKLNNLRLKYPGGNKIFNDLSLEVKKGEKVLILGPSGSGKSTLLQVFPGIIPNVVEVPMIVEDQLLPNSWGYVFQDPDAQFCMPYVDEELAFVLENLSVPREQMKSRIADALEMVGLELANPRSKIQQLSGGMKQRLAIASVLLMEPDVLFLDEPTALLDPEGTKDVWDTIKKVADDKTVIIVEHKVEQLLDFVERVIVLDDAGNIIADGKTQDVFKTSLSHLNQYGIWYPGAWENYLKNRKPFSMLNMEAETVLKVNGLSGYRGKEKKIYVEEAEIRKGEWISVIGENGAGKSTLLESVMKLIKTEGTLEINGEKVKRIPTDLITFVFQNPEFQFVTKSVEAELAYSLRLRKVEQETVMEKVEEMLKLFQLDYVRHHHPYQLSVGQKRRLSVAAAVIHQPSILLLDEPTFGQDSRNTFAMLEWLEALKNAGVSILMVTHDEHIVSEFSDTIWTIKDGQLIDMRSKERLRGRGEKDAVGAL from the coding sequence ATGAAACCCATCATAAAATTAAACAATTTAAGGCTCAAATACCCTGGTGGCAATAAGATTTTTAATGATTTGTCCCTTGAGGTCAAAAAAGGGGAAAAAGTATTGATTCTTGGACCCTCTGGAAGTGGGAAATCCACGCTCCTTCAAGTGTTCCCAGGAATTATTCCAAATGTGGTGGAAGTGCCGATGATTGTGGAAGACCAGCTTTTGCCCAATTCATGGGGGTATGTCTTCCAAGACCCTGATGCCCAGTTTTGTATGCCCTATGTAGATGAAGAACTTGCTTTTGTACTGGAAAACCTTTCAGTTCCAAGAGAGCAGATGAAAAGTAGAATTGCGGATGCCCTGGAAATGGTGGGATTGGAGTTGGCGAATCCCCGCTCAAAAATCCAGCAACTCTCAGGGGGGATGAAGCAGCGGCTTGCCATTGCCTCTGTCCTCCTGATGGAGCCAGACGTGCTCTTTTTGGATGAGCCGACAGCTTTACTAGATCCTGAAGGTACTAAGGATGTATGGGACACCATTAAGAAAGTGGCAGATGATAAAACTGTGATCATCGTGGAACATAAAGTGGAGCAGTTGCTCGACTTCGTGGAGAGGGTCATCGTGTTGGATGACGCTGGAAATATAATTGCTGATGGTAAGACGCAAGATGTCTTTAAAACCTCGCTTTCTCATTTAAACCAATATGGAATATGGTACCCGGGTGCTTGGGAGAATTATTTGAAAAACAGAAAACCCTTCTCCATGCTTAACATGGAGGCTGAAACGGTGTTAAAAGTGAACGGTCTTTCAGGCTATCGTGGTAAAGAGAAAAAGATTTATGTGGAGGAAGCGGAAATTCGTAAGGGGGAATGGATTTCCGTGATAGGGGAAAATGGGGCAGGGAAAAGCACATTGCTTGAATCGGTAATGAAGCTGATAAAGACAGAAGGTACCCTAGAAATCAATGGGGAAAAGGTCAAAAGAATCCCCACTGACCTAATCACCTTCGTTTTCCAGAACCCTGAATTCCAATTTGTGACCAAGTCCGTGGAAGCTGAATTAGCTTATTCACTGCGCTTGAGGAAAGTGGAACAAGAAACGGTAATGGAAAAAGTAGAAGAAATGCTGAAGCTTTTTCAGCTGGACTATGTGCGTCATCACCACCCTTACCAACTATCTGTTGGCCAAAAACGAAGGCTTAGCGTAGCGGCTGCAGTCATTCATCAGCCAAGTATTCTTCTATTAGACGAACCGACATTCGGCCAGGACAGCAGAAACACATTTGCCATGCTGGAATGGTTAGAAGCATTAAAGAATGCAGGTGTCTCAATCTTGATGGTCACACATGATGAGCACATCGTATCTGAGTTTTCGGATACCATTTGGACGATAAAAGATGGACAGCTTATCGATATGAGGAGTAAGGAGAGATTAAGAGGCAGGGGAGAAAAGGATGCAGTTGGAGCTTTATAA